From a single Maritimibacter sp. DP1N21-5 genomic region:
- the soxA gene encoding sulfur oxidation c-type cytochrome SoxA, which produces MKYKLLTGIAFAALTIGGGMAFADEDADLVLNGETPITVRAPAPAHLEGALDEIYSGWVFRSDDTQAMQADDFDNPGMLAVEEARAAWAAAEGSEGKSCADCHGEPEDMAGVKAVYPKWNEAAGEVRTIQMQVNDCRENRMGAEPWKVDAGPALAMEGLLASVSRGLPMNVAIDGPAAETWEKGREMYYTRFGQLDLSCANCHEQNYGNMIRADHLSQGQVNAFPAYRLKDTKLVGVQSRFKGCIRDTRAETFDPGSPEFVALELYVASRSNGLSVEGPSVRN; this is translated from the coding sequence ATGAAGTACAAGCTGCTGACCGGTATCGCCTTTGCGGCTCTGACCATCGGCGGGGGTATGGCCTTCGCCGATGAGGACGCGGATCTTGTCCTCAACGGGGAGACCCCGATCACGGTGCGCGCCCCGGCGCCGGCGCATCTCGAAGGCGCGCTGGACGAAATCTACTCGGGCTGGGTGTTCCGCTCCGACGACACGCAGGCGATGCAGGCCGACGACTTCGACAACCCGGGCATGCTCGCCGTCGAAGAGGCGCGCGCAGCCTGGGCCGCGGCCGAAGGCTCGGAAGGCAAATCCTGTGCGGATTGCCATGGCGAGCCCGAGGATATGGCCGGCGTGAAAGCCGTTTACCCGAAGTGGAACGAGGCGGCTGGCGAAGTGCGCACGATCCAGATGCAGGTGAACGACTGCCGTGAAAACCGGATGGGCGCCGAGCCCTGGAAAGTCGACGCGGGTCCGGCGCTTGCGATGGAAGGGCTTCTCGCCTCGGTCTCGCGCGGGCTTCCCATGAACGTCGCCATCGACGGTCCGGCCGCCGAGACCTGGGAAAAGGGGCGGGAGATGTATTACACCCGCTTCGGTCAGCTCGACCTGTCCTGTGCCAACTGCCACGAGCAGAACTACGGCAACATGATCCGGGCCGACCACCTGAGCCAGGGGCAGGTCAACGCCTTCCCAGCCTATCGTCTGAAGGACACGAAACTCGTCGGCGTGCAGAGCCGCTTCAAGGGCTGCATCCGTGACACCCGTGCCGAAACCTTCGACCCGGGCTCGCCCGAGTTCGTGGCGCTGGAGCTTTACGTGGCCTCGCGCAGCAACGGTCTTTCGGTCGAGGGCCCCTCGGTCCGCAACTGA
- the soxB gene encoding thiosulfohydrolase SoxB, translating to MISRRDFLQVGMAASALVGASGFGNWARLAAQQMLTQDQLLDFDTFGNVTLIHITDIHAQLKPIYFREPEINLGVGEALGQVPHITGAEFKARYGIADGSPSAYALTYNDFSALAKEYGRVGGLDRVATVVKQIRAARPDALLLDGGDTWHGSYTCYQTQGQDMVNVMNALAPDAMTFHWEFTLGSDRVRELVEGLPFAALGQNIFDAEWDEPAESFESYKMMESGGVKIGVIGQAFPYMPIANPSWMFPEYSFGIRDEHMQEMVDEVRANGAELVVVLSHNGFDVDKKMADRVTGIDVILSGHTHDALPEPVLVGETIIIASGSNGKFVSRVDLDVRDGRMMGFKHKLIPIFSDVIAPDAEMTALIDEQRAPYEAELSEVIGTTDVELFRRGNFNGSWDDLICDALISEREADIAMSPGVRWGPSLIPGDEITREDIWNVTSMTYGQAYRNEMTGEFIKVILEDVADNIFNPDPYYQQGGDMVRIGGMGYRIDITKPQGERVSEMTLLKTGEPIDPARTYQVAGWASVNEGTEGPMIWDVVESHIRKLGTVTLDPNTSVEVIQG from the coding sequence ATGATCTCTCGCCGCGATTTTCTTCAGGTCGGCATGGCCGCTTCCGCCCTCGTGGGCGCCTCGGGCTTCGGCAATTGGGCACGGCTTGCCGCACAGCAGATGCTGACACAGGACCAGCTCCTCGACTTCGACACCTTCGGCAACGTGACCCTGATCCACATCACCGACATCCACGCGCAGCTCAAGCCCATCTACTTCCGCGAGCCCGAGATCAACTTGGGGGTCGGCGAAGCTCTTGGTCAGGTGCCCCATATCACAGGCGCCGAGTTCAAGGCGCGTTACGGCATAGCTGACGGATCGCCCTCGGCCTATGCGCTGACCTACAACGATTTCTCCGCGCTTGCGAAGGAGTACGGCAGGGTCGGCGGCCTCGACCGCGTGGCCACGGTGGTCAAACAGATCCGCGCCGCGCGCCCCGATGCGCTGCTTCTGGACGGCGGCGACACCTGGCACGGCTCCTACACCTGCTATCAGACGCAGGGGCAGGACATGGTCAACGTGATGAACGCGCTCGCGCCGGATGCGATGACCTTCCACTGGGAGTTCACGCTGGGTTCCGACCGCGTGCGCGAGCTGGTCGAAGGGCTGCCCTTCGCGGCTCTTGGCCAGAACATCTTCGACGCCGAATGGGACGAACCCGCCGAGAGCTTCGAGAGCTACAAGATGATGGAATCGGGCGGGGTCAAGATCGGCGTGATCGGTCAGGCCTTCCCCTACATGCCCATTGCGAACCCCTCCTGGATGTTCCCGGAATACAGCTTCGGCATCCGTGACGAGCACATGCAGGAAATGGTGGACGAGGTCCGCGCGAACGGCGCCGAACTGGTCGTCGTGCTGTCCCACAACGGTTTTGACGTGGACAAGAAGATGGCCGACCGCGTGACCGGCATCGACGTGATCCTGTCGGGCCACACCCATGACGCGCTCCCCGAACCGGTGCTCGTGGGCGAGACGATCATCATCGCGTCGGGGTCGAACGGCAAGTTCGTCTCTCGCGTCGACCTCGACGTGCGGGACGGGCGGATGATGGGGTTCAAGCACAAGCTCATCCCGATCTTCTCGGACGTGATCGCACCCGATGCCGAGATGACCGCGCTGATCGATGAACAGCGCGCGCCCTACGAGGCCGAGTTGTCCGAAGTGATCGGCACCACGGATGTCGAACTTTTCCGGCGCGGCAACTTCAATGGCTCGTGGGACGACCTTATTTGCGACGCGCTGATCTCGGAACGCGAGGCCGACATCGCCATGTCGCCCGGCGTGCGCTGGGGACCGTCGCTCATTCCCGGCGACGAGATCACGCGCGAGGACATCTGGAACGTGACCTCGATGACCTATGGCCAAGCCTACCGCAACGAAATGACCGGCGAGTTCATCAAGGTCATTCTCGAGGACGTGGCCGACAACATCTTCAACCCCGACCCCTATTACCAGCAGGGCGGCGACATGGTGCGGATCGGGGGCATGGGCTACCGGATCGACATCACGAAGCCGCAGGGCGAGCGGGTGTCCGAAATGACGCTTCTCAAGACAGGTGAGCCGATCGATCCCGCGCGGACCTATCAGGTCGCGGGCTGGGCGTCCGTCAACGAGGGAACCGAAGGCCCGATGATCTGGGACGTGGTGGAAAGCCACATCAGGAAACTCGGCACCGTGACGCTCGACCCGAATACCTCGGTCGAAGTCATCCAAGGGTAA
- the soxC gene encoding sulfite dehydrogenase → MDDMSQTKGPSRRRFLGGVALGGMGLAAGRAIAEGHGGPDPLITELQDWANGLGDGVDATPYGLPIEFESDVIRRNVPWLTADPISSINFTPIHALDGTITPQGCAFERHHSGAIELRKEDYRLMINGLVDRPLVFTYADLERFPRVNHTYFLECAANTGMEWAGAQLNGAQFTHGMIHNMEYSGVKLSTLLEEAGVNPEGKWVYVEGADASSNGRSIPLEKAMEDCIVAFKANGEALRKEHGYPVRLVVPGWEGNMWVKWLRRIEVASQAVESREETSKYTDTMADGTSRKWTWVMDAKSVVTSPSPQMPITHGPGPLVISGMAWSGRGKITRVDVSTDGGMNWQTARLAGEPGDKALTRFYLDIDWDGSEMLLQSRAMDETGYVQPTKEELRAVRGENSVYHNNCIQTWHVKTTGEAENVEVS, encoded by the coding sequence ATGGACGATATGTCTCAAACCAAAGGCCCCTCGCGCCGCCGCTTTCTGGGCGGGGTGGCGCTGGGTGGCATGGGGCTGGCCGCAGGCCGTGCGATAGCCGAAGGTCACGGCGGGCCGGACCCGCTCATCACCGAATTGCAGGATTGGGCCAACGGTCTGGGCGACGGCGTGGATGCCACGCCCTATGGTCTGCCGATCGAGTTCGAGAGCGACGTGATCCGGCGCAACGTGCCATGGCTCACCGCCGATCCGATCAGCTCGATCAACTTCACACCGATCCATGCCTTGGACGGCACCATCACGCCGCAGGGCTGCGCCTTCGAGCGTCACCATTCGGGTGCGATCGAGCTGCGCAAGGAAGACTACCGCCTGATGATCAACGGCCTCGTAGATCGTCCGCTGGTCTTCACCTATGCCGACCTCGAACGCTTCCCACGCGTGAACCATACCTATTTCCTCGAATGCGCGGCGAACACCGGAATGGAATGGGCAGGGGCGCAGCTTAATGGCGCGCAGTTCACCCACGGCATGATCCACAACATGGAATACAGTGGCGTGAAACTTTCCACGCTGCTTGAAGAGGCCGGTGTAAACCCCGAAGGAAAATGGGTTTATGTCGAAGGGGCCGATGCTTCGTCCAATGGCCGCTCGATCCCGCTGGAGAAGGCGATGGAGGACTGCATCGTCGCCTTCAAGGCCAACGGCGAGGCCCTGCGAAAGGAACACGGCTATCCCGTGCGTCTCGTCGTGCCGGGCTGGGAAGGCAACATGTGGGTCAAGTGGCTCCGCCGGATCGAGGTCGCTTCGCAAGCCGTTGAAAGTCGGGAAGAAACCTCAAAATACACCGACACGATGGCCGACGGGACCTCGCGAAAATGGACCTGGGTCATGGATGCGAAATCCGTGGTCACATCGCCCAGCCCGCAGATGCCGATCACCCATGGTCCGGGGCCGCTGGTCATCTCCGGCATGGCCTGGTCGGGCCGGGGCAAGATCACGCGCGTCGACGTCTCGACCGATGGCGGCATGAACTGGCAGACCGCACGTCTGGCCGGTGAGCCCGGGGACAAGGCGCTCACGCGCTTCTACCTCGACATCGACTGGGACGGTTCAGAGATGCTGCTGCAATCGCGCGCGATGGATGAAACCGGCTATGTCCAGCCGACCAAGGAAGAACTGCGCGCGGTGCGTGGCGAAAACTCGGTCTACCACAACAACTGCATTCAGACCTGGCACGTAAAGACCACCGGGGAGGCCGAAAATGTCGAAGTTTCCTAA
- a CDS encoding c-type cytochrome — protein sequence MSKFPKLVAGTALATLIALPAFSQTFGLGRAALPEEIAAWDLDVSPDGTGLPEGQGTAEDGEMLFSDNCAACHGEFAEGVDRWPVLAGGFDTLARQDPVKTVGSYWPYLSTVWDYVHRSMPFGNAGTLSADDTYAIVAYILYSNDLIEYDAVLSKETFLDVEMPNADGFFEDDRETAEAAFWGREPCMENCKESVEITMLATVLDVTPDEGGAEEVELAAADTGETATPVEEPAAEPAAEPVEEPVMAAADPELIAEGEDVFKKCKACHKVGEGAKNGTGPMLNGIVGHAAGANGDFKYSGSLADAAAGGLTWTPEELDAFLADPKGYMKGTKMSFVGLKKDEDRQAVIAYLSTFQ from the coding sequence ATGTCGAAGTTTCCTAAACTCGTCGCGGGAACCGCGCTCGCCACATTGATCGCGCTCCCGGCGTTCTCCCAGACCTTCGGCCTTGGTCGCGCGGCTCTGCCGGAAGAAATCGCGGCCTGGGACCTCGACGTGTCCCCCGATGGCACGGGGCTGCCCGAAGGGCAGGGCACTGCCGAAGATGGCGAGATGCTCTTTTCGGACAACTGCGCGGCCTGTCATGGCGAGTTTGCCGAGGGGGTCGATCGCTGGCCGGTGCTGGCCGGCGGCTTCGACACGCTGGCCCGTCAGGACCCGGTCAAGACGGTGGGCAGCTACTGGCCCTATCTGTCCACGGTTTGGGACTATGTCCATCGGTCCATGCCGTTCGGCAACGCGGGCACGCTTTCGGCAGACGACACCTACGCCATCGTGGCCTATATCCTCTATTCCAACGACCTGATCGAATACGACGCGGTGCTTTCGAAGGAGACCTTCCTCGATGTCGAGATGCCGAACGCCGACGGGTTCTTCGAGGATGACCGCGAAACCGCCGAGGCCGCGTTCTGGGGGCGGGAGCCTTGCATGGAGAATTGCAAGGAAAGCGTCGAAATCACCATGCTGGCCACGGTTCTGGACGTGACGCCGGACGAAGGTGGAGCGGAAGAGGTCGAACTGGCCGCGGCCGACACGGGCGAAACGGCCACGCCGGTCGAGGAGCCCGCTGCCGAACCTGCCGCTGAACCCGTCGAAGAACCGGTCATGGCCGCGGCCGATCCAGAACTGATCGCAGAGGGCGAAGACGTCTTCAAGAAGTGCAAGGCCTGCCACAAGGTCGGTGAAGGCGCCAAGAACGGCACCGGCCCGATGCTGAACGGGATCGTGGGCCATGCCGCCGGAGCCAACGGCGACTTCAAGTATTCCGGTTCGCTGGCGGACGCCGCGGCCGGGGGGCTGACCTGGACGCCCGAGGAACTCGACGCCTTCCTCGCCGATCCCAAGGGTTACATGAAGGGCACCAAGATGTCCTTCGTGGGCCTCAAGAAGGACGAGGACCGGCAGGCGGTCATCGCCTATCTCTCGACCTTCCAGTAA
- a CDS encoding c-type cytochrome, which translates to MQTIPRHLVVAAFAMVVAGPGAADDFGDPEEGARVFRKCQACHAVGPDAFSRTGPHLNDLFGRRAGGLEAFAYSAGLVRMGNDGLFWDFESLDAYLENPKAFASDTRMNFAGLTAPEDRSDVLAFLRQYSDSPANIPGAAPTAAPREVDLSEDILALVGDVDYGEYLSSECLTCHQSDGGNDGIPAITGWPEEDFVVAMHAYKEKVRPHPVMQMMAGRLANDEIAALAAYFGGL; encoded by the coding sequence ATGCAAACGATTCCGCGCCACCTTGTTGTCGCCGCCTTTGCCATGGTTGTGGCGGGGCCCGGTGCGGCTGACGACTTCGGGGACCCTGAAGAGGGTGCGCGGGTCTTTCGCAAATGTCAGGCCTGCCATGCCGTGGGACCGGACGCCTTCAGCCGCACCGGACCGCATCTGAACGACCTCTTCGGACGCCGGGCCGGGGGGCTCGAGGCCTTCGCCTATTCGGCGGGGCTCGTCCGGATGGGGAACGACGGGCTTTTCTGGGATTTCGAGAGCCTCGACGCCTATCTCGAGAACCCGAAGGCCTTTGCCTCGGACACAAGGATGAACTTCGCGGGCCTCACGGCGCCGGAGGACCGCTCCGATGTGCTCGCCTTCCTGCGCCAGTATTCCGATAGCCCCGCCAACATCCCCGGAGCCGCCCCCACGGCCGCCCCTCGTGAAGTCGACCTCTCGGAGGACATTCTCGCTCTCGTGGGCGACGTGGATTATGGCGAGTACCTCTCGTCCGAATGCCTGACCTGCCACCAGTCGGACGGCGGCAACGACGGCATCCCCGCGATCACCGGCTGGCCCGAAGAAGACTTCGTGGTTGCCATGCACGCCTACAAGGAAAAGGTCCGCCCGCACCCGGTCATGCAGATGATGGCCGGACGGTTGGCCAATGACGAGATTGCCGCGCTCGCGGCCTATTTCGGCGGGCTCTGA
- a CDS encoding NAD(P)/FAD-dependent oxidoreductase, protein MTMNRRQFIWAGTGVAATLAAPHVYAASHGGAPKVVVIGGGAGGATVARYVNKDAAGAIDVTLIEPSRTYYTCFFSNLYIGGFRTMESLAHSYGGLATEGVNVVHDHAVDVDRTAKTVTLASGAVLPYDKLVLSPGIDFIEGSVPGWDVTQQNRMPHAYKGGSQTELLKAQVEAMPEGGVFAMIAPPNPYRCPPGPYERISMVAHLLTQSNPTAKILLVDPKDKYSKQGLFEEGWQKHYSGMIDRIGPDFGGANVSVDPMAMTVNIDGSEEQVDVCNVIPAQKAGVICERAGLVQDNWAPVDGRTMVSRMDPDVHILGDASAQGDMPKSGFSANSQAKVAAMALRAALTDSRMFPAKFSNTCWSLIAPDDGVKVGAAYEATEEKIASTDSFVSQTGEDAALRKATYEESLGWYEGITSDIFG, encoded by the coding sequence ATGACCATGAACAGACGCCAGTTCATCTGGGCCGGGACCGGGGTCGCCGCCACCTTGGCCGCGCCGCATGTCTATGCGGCAAGCCACGGAGGTGCGCCGAAGGTCGTCGTGATCGGCGGCGGGGCGGGCGGTGCGACCGTGGCCCGCTATGTCAACAAGGACGCTGCCGGGGCGATCGACGTTACGCTGATCGAGCCGAGCCGCACTTACTACACCTGCTTTTTCTCGAACCTCTACATCGGCGGGTTCCGCACGATGGAGAGCCTTGCCCATTCCTACGGCGGGCTCGCGACGGAAGGCGTCAACGTCGTCCACGACCACGCGGTGGACGTGGACCGCACGGCGAAGACCGTGACCCTCGCCTCGGGCGCTGTGCTGCCCTATGACAAGCTCGTTCTGTCGCCGGGGATCGACTTCATCGAGGGCTCCGTGCCGGGGTGGGATGTGACCCAGCAGAACCGGATGCCCCATGCCTACAAGGGCGGGAGCCAGACCGAGCTTCTCAAGGCCCAGGTCGAAGCCATGCCCGAAGGCGGCGTCTTCGCCATGATCGCGCCGCCCAACCCCTATCGCTGTCCGCCCGGTCCCTACGAGCGGATCTCCATGGTCGCGCATCTGCTCACCCAGTCGAATCCGACCGCCAAGATCCTGCTCGTCGACCCCAAGGACAAATACTCGAAGCAGGGCCTGTTCGAGGAAGGCTGGCAGAAACATTATTCCGGCATGATCGACCGGATCGGCCCCGACTTCGGCGGCGCGAACGTGAGCGTCGATCCGATGGCCATGACCGTGAATATCGACGGATCGGAAGAACAGGTCGACGTCTGCAACGTGATACCGGCCCAGAAGGCCGGCGTGATTTGTGAACGCGCCGGGCTGGTTCAGGACAACTGGGCCCCGGTGGACGGGCGTACCATGGTCAGCCGGATGGACCCCGACGTGCATATCCTTGGCGATGCCTCGGCGCAGGGCGACATGCCGAAATCGGGCTTCTCCGCCAACAGTCAGGCCAAGGTCGCGGCCATGGCGCTGCGTGCCGCCCTGACCGACAGCCGCATGTTCCCGGCCAAGTTCTCCAACACCTGCTGGTCGCTCATCGCGCCCGACGACGGGGTCAAGGTCGGGGCAGCCTACGAGGCCACGGAAGAAAAGATCGCGAGCACCGACAGCTTCGTGAGCCAGACGGGCGAGGATGCCGCGCTCAGAAAAGCGACCTACGAGGAAAGTCTGGGCTGGTATGAGGGGATCACCTCAGATATATTCGGCTAA
- a CDS encoding DUF302 domain-containing protein: protein MKHLCAIAATVAALSLGAGAALAESHGDDMIVSHAYDGSFDDAAFALENAIVGQGLVIDYVTHTGEMLNRTGLDVGSEVALFEAADVYLFCSAVVSREVMEADWRNIAFCPYGIFVAERDGEVTLGYQNYPEGPMDAVEALLETIVQEVLAN from the coding sequence ATGAAACACCTTTGCGCCATAGCGGCCACCGTCGCAGCCTTGTCGCTCGGGGCAGGGGCTGCCCTTGCCGAAAGTCACGGCGATGACATGATCGTGTCCCACGCCTATGACGGCAGCTTCGACGACGCGGCTTTCGCGCTTGAAAACGCCATCGTGGGGCAGGGGCTCGTCATCGACTACGTGACCCACACCGGCGAGATGCTGAACCGCACCGGGCTCGACGTGGGGTCCGAGGTCGCGCTTTTCGAAGCAGCCGATGTCTATCTCTTCTGCTCGGCGGTGGTGAGCCGCGAGGTGATGGAGGCCGACTGGCGCAACATCGCCTTCTGCCCATACGGCATCTTCGTGGCCGAACGCGACGGCGAGGTGACGTTGGGATACCAGAACTACCCCGAGGGACCGATGGACGCCGTCGAGGCGCTGCTCGAGACCATCGTTCAGGAGGTCCTCGCGAACTAG
- a CDS encoding YeeE/YedE family protein yields MEVIATEFTPWASLGGGLLIGLGTVLLMWTRGNVLGATGILAGFMTPSSSWDWTWRALIIAGMLTAPLAILAVTGGFPEIQVPVSRLAMILGGLIVGFGVTYGAGCTSGHGVCGIARLSPRSIAATVTFMLTAGLTVYVARHVIGG; encoded by the coding sequence ATGGAAGTCATCGCAACGGAATTCACGCCCTGGGCGTCACTGGGGGGTGGGCTGCTCATCGGCCTTGGCACCGTCCTTCTGATGTGGACGCGCGGGAACGTGCTGGGCGCGACCGGCATTCTCGCAGGGTTCATGACGCCGTCGTCCTCCTGGGACTGGACCTGGCGCGCCCTGATCATCGCGGGGATGCTCACGGCGCCGCTCGCGATCCTCGCGGTGACCGGCGGCTTTCCCGAAATCCAGGTGCCCGTCAGCCGTCTGGCCATGATCCTCGGAGGTCTCATCGTCGGCTTCGGCGTCACCTATGGGGCGGGCTGCACCTCGGGTCACGGCGTCTGCGGCATCGCGCGGCTCTCGCCGCGCTCCATCGCCGCGACCGTGACCTTCATGCTCACGGCTGGACTGACGGTCTATGTCGCGCGTCACGTGATTGGAGGCTGA
- a CDS encoding DUF6691 family protein produces the protein MEKLLVYISGLLFGLGVSIGGMANSAKVQNFFDVAGVWDPSLALVMGGALLVTYPGYRLVFRRAKPLYEMKFSVPTNRIIDSKLIGGSAVFGIGWGIAGFCPGASIPVLSTLNPDVLIFTGAMIAGIFLAKGTMNLTAARRARSVTAP, from the coding sequence ATGGAAAAGCTGCTTGTCTATATCTCCGGGCTGCTCTTCGGTCTTGGCGTGTCCATCGGGGGCATGGCCAACTCCGCGAAAGTGCAGAACTTCTTCGACGTGGCGGGGGTCTGGGACCCGTCTTTGGCGCTTGTCATGGGGGGTGCGCTTCTGGTGACCTATCCGGGCTACCGTCTGGTCTTCCGGCGCGCGAAACCGCTCTACGAGATGAAGTTCAGCGTGCCCACGAACCGTATCATCGACAGCAAGCTCATCGGCGGCTCGGCGGTTTTCGGTATCGGCTGGGGCATCGCCGGGTTTTGCCCGGGCGCCTCGATCCCGGTGCTCTCGACGCTGAACCCCGACGTGCTGATCTTCACCGGCGCGATGATCGCGGGGATATTCCTTGCCAAGGGCACGATGAACCTGACGGCCGCGCGCCGGGCACGTTCGGTCACGGCGCCATAG
- a CDS encoding MBL fold metallo-hydrolase, translated as MKDMTQNYPVDTNIRPDVKAFFDPATNTISYVVKDPTSNKCAIVDSVMDIDYAAGRITYDNADEIIAYVQDNGLEVEWLIETHVHADHLSAAPYIQEKVGGKIGIGENITVVQDTFGKVFNEGTEFQRDGSQFDRLFKDGDTYQIGNMTAFAMHTPGHTPACMTHVVGDASFVGDTLFMPDGGSARADFPGGDAGVLYDSIQRVLALPDETRLFMCHDYGPNGRDIQWETTVGDEKAHNIHVGGGKTKEDFVKFRTERDAQLDMPKLIIPSLQVNMRAGAMPPADEQGDVFFKVPVNKL; from the coding sequence ATGAAGGACATGACCCAGAACTATCCCGTCGACACCAACATCAGGCCGGACGTGAAGGCGTTCTTCGACCCGGCGACGAACACGATTTCTTACGTGGTCAAGGACCCGACCTCGAACAAATGCGCCATTGTCGACAGCGTCATGGACATCGACTACGCCGCCGGTCGCATCACCTATGACAATGCCGACGAGATCATCGCCTATGTGCAGGACAACGGGCTCGAGGTCGAATGGCTCATCGAAACTCATGTCCATGCCGACCACCTTTCCGCCGCGCCCTATATCCAGGAAAAGGTGGGCGGCAAAATCGGCATCGGCGAGAATATCACCGTGGTGCAGGACACCTTCGGCAAGGTCTTCAACGAAGGCACCGAGTTCCAGCGTGACGGTTCGCAGTTCGACCGCCTGTTCAAGGACGGCGACACCTACCAGATCGGCAACATGACCGCCTTCGCGATGCACACGCCGGGCCACACGCCCGCCTGCATGACCCATGTTGTGGGTGACGCGAGTTTCGTGGGCGACACGCTTTTCATGCCCGACGGCGGCTCGGCCCGGGCCGACTTTCCCGGTGGGGACGCGGGCGTGCTCTACGATTCGATCCAGAGGGTGCTGGCGCTGCCGGACGAGACGCGGCTTTTCATGTGCCACGACTACGGTCCCAATGGTCGCGACATCCAGTGGGAAACCACCGTGGGCGACGAGAAGGCGCACAACATCCACGTGGGCGGCGGCAAGACGAAAGAGGATTTCGTCAAGTTCCGCACCGAACGCGATGCGCAGCTCGACATGCCCAAGCTCATCATCCCTTCGCTGCAGGTGAACATGCGCGCAGGCGCCATGCCGCCCGCCGACGAACAGGGCGATGTGTTCTTTAAAGTGCCCGTCAACAAGCTGTAA
- a CDS encoding TIGR01244 family sulfur transferase, with protein MHMNHLDDKVTVSPQITVEDVATIAAEGFTALMCNRPDGEDPTQTPWAEIEAAGKEAGLATYYLPVQSRPEAEGAAEAFAQAVDENDRLFAYCRSGTRCQLIYQAAKARA; from the coding sequence ATGCATATGAACCATCTGGACGACAAGGTGACGGTCTCGCCGCAGATCACCGTCGAGGACGTGGCGACGATTGCCGCCGAGGGGTTCACCGCCCTCATGTGCAATCGCCCCGATGGCGAGGACCCGACCCAGACACCCTGGGCCGAGATCGAAGCCGCGGGCAAGGAGGCGGGTCTCGCCACCTATTATCTTCCCGTGCAGTCCCGGCCCGAGGCGGAAGGGGCCGCGGAAGCCTTTGCACAGGCGGTCGACGAGAATGACCGGCTCTTCGCCTACTGTCGGTCCGGCACGCGCTGCCAGCTCATCTATCAGGCTGCGAAAGCGCGCGCCTGA